AATTCATACAGGAGATTATAAAACATACGGAGAAGAATATTATAGTACAGAAATGTCAGAGTTAAAGAAAAAAGAAGTTAGTGATATACTTAATACTAGAATGAATAATTTTTTTGATATAGTAAGTAAATATAAAAAAATAGATAAAAAAGTTTTTGAAAATAAGATATATAATGGAGATTATGTATTATTAAATAGTTTAAGTGCAAATGAGTTAAAATTAGTAGATAGTGTTAAATCATATAATGATTTTTTAGAAGAAAATAATATTAATGTTGATAAAACAGTTGATTTTGAAGACATAAAATTTAATATAAATAATAATAAAAATTTAATAGCAGTTCTTGACTTAGAAGGACCAATATCATCTACTGATGAGAATTTAAATTTTTCAATAAATATGTATGATATAGAAAATAAATTAAAGTTAATAAAGAAAAATAAAAATATTAAAGCATTAATATTAAGGGTTAATTCACCAGGTGGTGTAGCTTTTGATTCAGAAATGATATATAAAAATATATTAAAATTAAAAGAAGAACTTAATATACCAGTGTATGCTTCTGTATCAAACATTTCAGCTTCAGGTGCTTACTTTATTTCATTAGCTGCTGACAAAATATATGCAAGTAAATCAAGTGTGGTAGGCTCAATAGGTGTTGTAAGTTTAAGACCAACAGCAAGTAAATTATTAGATAATTTAAAAATTAATACTACAAATATAACTATGGGTGAATATGTAGATTTGAATAATATTTATCATAAATTAACTGAAATAGAGAAAAATAAAATAACTCAAAGACTAGAAACTATCTATATGAGTTTTAAAGAAAAAGTAGCAAAATCTAGAAATTTAAATTTAGATAGAGTAGAAGAAATAGCAAAAGGACAAGTTTATTTAGCAGAAAAAGCAAAAGAACTTGGATTAATAGATAAAATAGGTGGAATAGAAAAAGTAATATCAGATATTGCGAAAGACAATGATATTAATAAATATAGTATAATTGAGTATAATAATGATATGAGCATTAATGATTATCTAAGTAAAATAGGTAATTATACTATTGCAC
This sequence is a window from Oceanivirga salmonicida. Protein-coding genes within it:
- the sppA gene encoding signal peptide peptidase SppA, with product IHTGDYKTYGEEYYSTEMSELKKKEVSDILNTRMNNFFDIVSKYKKIDKKVFENKIYNGDYVLLNSLSANELKLVDSVKSYNDFLEENNINVDKTVDFEDIKFNINNNKNLIAVLDLEGPISSTDENLNFSINMYDIENKLKLIKKNKNIKALILRVNSPGGVAFDSEMIYKNILKLKEELNIPVYASVSNISASGAYFISLAADKIYASKSSVVGSIGVVSLRPTASKLLDNLKINTTNITMGEYVDLNNIYHKLTEIEKNKITQRLETIYMSFKEKVAKSRNLNLDRVEEIAKGQVYLAEKAKELGLIDKIGGIEKVISDIAKDNDINKYSIIEYNNDMSINDYLSKIGNYTIAPEVKNIREVYSDAYREYIFIKSNANKAMFYEYDLY